Proteins encoded within one genomic window of Apis mellifera strain DH4 linkage group LG1, Amel_HAv3.1, whole genome shotgun sequence:
- the LOC412117 gene encoding mediator of RNA polymerase II transcription subunit 15 isoform X2, translating into MTDVKPIGISQNQPQQTQQNQSQQQQQQSQQQQLQQPQQSQQQQSQPQQMMIATHDIQQQQNVQQQQQHVQQQSSQSQQVQQQTQQQVQPQQVQPQQQIQQQVQSQQQMQVQQQVQQVQQQVQQQQQQQQSQQQQSNSGPHNVVPTQVQVQPQVAAIMPQQQGAVAVSMQHQQQGVGGVSMTLSGQQGATTITTMAAHPQAVQVIQQPMQNQAYHLQQLYNTQGTPLLMPGNLALHPAGINPSSIQVITAGKPFQSAAQLTPHMLTTASTPGQGGGHPAAGGTKVQGFPTGYLPVPTSATPGAGQTLVFGQLGVLGSPQPPSIQQQQQQQSANKQDQVQKYTTCTAATPSGGRGGMQFAPWQFTPQVAWTGIQPPALLTNQIFIRGPTQPDMFIQSPQPIQAHNALATQQQIQGVQQIAAASGKPKVMDIQQQQQQQGKQSTGGQRPLSILPSSLQAVQAANIRAASSVSTQTVHGVQTTVHVQSGKGSGSSGKGRGKPLQSPQQSQQTMQQQHQQVFIQQQQQQMQQQYQQPQVQLSQPQVQSLQSPQQSQQTIQQQHQQVFIQQKQHTQQQQQQQQMQQQYQQPQVQSSQQQIQPKPIITNMALQQQQQQQQSTNEENSKPILKKEESIPVTIEEITVSPETTDGDQPKVAIKDEESSLIKLEEKSCNNPLAGLANTINSITNGVNNEDSTTIPVSVPVSANSKHVPPKAMVKPQVLTHVIEGFVIQEASEPFAVNRTSLNNTVNQETNNILNRNSNSSSEKENHEEPPRKKHAPNYSNDEDINNVQIGKCEACGNSVDEQNTKFKKEKRFCSSDCAKSKKREVRDREGTEKQWTEIETESKNDGDIKKNGEEKSLSATTTTTSSVDDTLPKVNPVKWTVGEVCDFIRGLPGCADYAEDFAIQEIDGQALMLLKEDHLMSAMSIKLGPALKIVARIDSMRVESLSNSNPTSNSS; encoded by the exons ATGACAGATGTTAAACCAATTGGAATCTCTCAAAATCAGCCACAACAAACACAACAAAATCAGtcacaacagcagcagcaacaatcGCAGCAACAACAGCTGCAGCAACCACAACAATCACAACAGCAGCAATCTCAGCCACAACAAATGATGATTGCAACCCATGATattcaacaacaacaaaatgtacaacagcagcaacagcatGTTCAACAGCAATCATCTCAATCACAACAAGTGCAACAGCAAACACAGCAACAAGTACAGCCGCAACAAGTTCAACCTCAGCAACAAATTCAACAGCAAGTTCAATCACAACAACAAATGCAAGTACAACAGCAAGTACAACAAGTACAACAGCAAgtacaacaacagcaacaacaacaacaatcgcaacaacaacaatctaATAGTGGACCACATAACGTTGTTCCTACTCAAGTGCAAGTACAGCCACAGGTAGCAGCAATTATGCCTCAGCAGCAG gGAGCTGTTGCAGTGTCAATGCAACATCAGCAACAAGGAGTTGGAGGTGTTTCTATGACTTTGTCTGGTCAACAAGGAGCAACAACTATAACTACTATGGCTGCACATCCACAAGCAGTACAAGTCATTCAACAACCTATGCAGAATCAAGCATATCATTTACAACAACTTTACAATACGCAAGGAACTCCATTATTGATGCCAGGGAATTTAGCTCTCCATCCTGCTGGCATCAATCCTTCTTCTATACAG GTTATAACTGCTGGAAAACCATTTCAATCTGCTGCTCAATTGACACCTCATATGCTAACTACTGCATCAACACCAGGTCAAGGAGGTGGCCATCCAGCAGCTGGAGGAACTAAGGTTCAAGGATTTCCTACAGGCTATTTACCTGTACCTACTTCTGCTACACCTGGAGCAGGGCAAACATTAGTATTTGGACAACTTGGTGTATTGGGTTCTCCACAACCTCCATCtatacaacaacaacagcagcaacagTCTGCAAATAAACAAGACCAAGTACAAAag TATACTACATGCACAGCTGCTACTCCATCTGGAGGACGAGGTGGTATGCAATTTGCTCCTTGGCAATTTACACCACAAGTTGCTTGGACTGGAATACAACCACCAGCACTTTTaactaatcaaatatttattagaggTCCTACTCAACCTGATATGTTTATACAAAGTCCACAACCAATTCAAGCTCATAATG cACTAGCTACGCAACAACAAATTCAAGGAGTACAACAAATTGCTGCAGCTAGTGGAAAACCAAAAGTAATGGAtatacaacaacaacaacagcaacaggGTAAACAAAGTACAGGTGGACAACGACCTTTGAGTATTTTGCCGTCCTCTTTACAAGCAGTTCAAGCTGCTAACATACGAGCTGCTAGTTCTGTTTCAACACAAACTGTTCATGGAGTACAAACTACGGTACATGTACAG agtGGAAAAGGAAGTGGTAGTAGTGGTAAAGGTCGTGGTAAACCACTGCAATCGCCGCAACAGTCACAGCAAACGATGCAACAACAACATCAACAGGTTTTTATtcaacagcaacagcagcagatGCAGCAGCAATATCAACAACCACAAGTGCAATTATCGCAACCACAAGTGCAATCACTTCAATCACCGCAACAATCGCAACAAACGATACAGCAACAACATCAACAGGTTTTTATTCAACAAAAACAGCAtacgcaacaacaacaacaacaacaacagatGCAACAGCAATATCAGCAACCACAAGTGCAATCATCACAACAACAAATACAACCTAAACCAATAATAA cGAATATGGCActacaacagcaacaacaacaacaacaatcaaCAAATGAAGAGAATTCTAAaccaatattgaaaaaagaagaatcaataCCAGTCACAATAGAAGAAATTACAGTGTCTCCAGAAACGACAG ATGGGGACCAACCTAAAGTGGCCATAAAAGATGAAGAAAgttcattgataaaattggaagaaaagtcATGTAATAATCCTTTAGCAGGATTagcaaatacaattaattcaattacaaatGGTGTCAACAATGAAGACTCAACAACAATTCCTGTTTCTGTACCAGTTAGTGCAAATAGTAAACATGTACCGCCAAAAGCAATGGTCAAACCACAAGTTCTCACACATGTAATTGAAGGCTTCGTTATTCAAGAAG cgTCTGAACCATTCGCAGTTAATCGAACATCATTGAATAATACAGTTAatcaagaaacaaataatattttaaatcgtaatAGTAATTCATcatctgaaaaagaaaatcatgaaGAACCTCCaa GAAAAAAACATGCGCCTAATTATTCTAATgatgaagatataaataatgttcaaATTGGAAAATGTGAAGCTTGTGGTAATTCAGTAGATGAGCAAAacactaaatttaaaaaagagaaacgatttTGCTCGTCTGATTGTGCGAAAAG cAAAAAACGAGAAGTGAGAGATCGTGAGGGTACTGAAAAACAATGGACTGAGATAGAGACTGAATCTAAAAATGATggagatataaagaaaaatggagaagaaaaatcattatccGCCACTACAACTACTACTTCTTCTGTTGATGATACACTGCCGAAAGTTAATCCTGTGAAGTGGACG gttGGTGAAGTATGTGATTTTATACGTGGATTACCAGGTTGTGCTGATTATGCAGAAGATTTTGCTATTCAAGAAATAGATGGTCAAGCATTAATGTTACTCAAAGAAGATCATCTTATGTCAGCTATGAGTATTAAATTGGGTCCTGCATTGAAAATCGTAGCTAGAATTGATTCAATGCGTGTGGAATCGTTATCAAATTCTAATCCCACATCTAATAGCTCATAa
- the LOC412117 gene encoding putative uncharacterized protein DDB_G0271606 isoform X4 has product MTDVKPIGISQNQPQQTQQNQSQQQQQQSQQQQLQQPQQSQQQQSQPQQMMIATHDIQQQQNVQQQQQHVQQQSSQSQQVQQQTQQQVQPQQVQPQQQIQQQVQSQQQMQVQQQVQQVQQQVQQQQQQQQSQQQQSNSGPHNVVPTQVQVQPQVAAIMPQQQGAVAVSMQHQQQGVGGVSMTLSGQQGATTITTMAAHPQAVQVIQQPMQNQAYHLQQLYNTQGTPLLMPGNLALHPAGINPSSIQVITAGKPFQSAAQLTPHMLTTASTPGQGGGHPAAGGTKVQGFPTGYLPVPTSATPGAGQTLVFGQLGVLGSPQPPSIQQQQQQQSANKQDQVQKYTTCTAATPSGGRGGMQFAPWQFTPQVAWTGIQPPALLTNQIFIRGPTQPDMFIQSPQPIQAHNALATQQQIQGVQQIAAASGKPKVMDIQQQQQQQGKQSTGGQRPLSILPSSLQAVQAANIRAASSVSTQTVHGVQTTSGKGSGSSGKGRGKPLQSPQQSQQTMQQQHQQVFIQQQQQQMQQQYQQPQVQLSQPQVQSLQSPQQSQQTIQQQHQQVFIQQKQHTQQQQQQQQMQQQYQQPQVQSSQQQIQPKPIITNMALQQQQQQQQSTNEENSKPILKKEESIPVTIEEITVSPETTDGDQPKVAIKDEESSLIKLEEKSCNNPLAGLANTINSITNGVNNEDSTTIPVSVPVSANSKHVPPKAMVKPQVLTHVIEGFVIQEASEPFAVNRTSLNNTVNQETNNILNRNSNSSSEKENHEEPPRKKHAPNYSNDEDINNVQIGKCEACGNSVDEQNTKFKKEKRFCSSDCAKSKKREVRDREGTEKQWTEIETESKNDGDIKKNGEEKSLSATTTTTSSVDDTLPKVNPVKWTVGEVCDFIRGLPGCADYAEDFAIQEIDGQALMLLKEDHLMSAMSIKLGPALKIVARIDSMRVESLSNSNPTSNSS; this is encoded by the exons ATGACAGATGTTAAACCAATTGGAATCTCTCAAAATCAGCCACAACAAACACAACAAAATCAGtcacaacagcagcagcaacaatcGCAGCAACAACAGCTGCAGCAACCACAACAATCACAACAGCAGCAATCTCAGCCACAACAAATGATGATTGCAACCCATGATattcaacaacaacaaaatgtacaacagcagcaacagcatGTTCAACAGCAATCATCTCAATCACAACAAGTGCAACAGCAAACACAGCAACAAGTACAGCCGCAACAAGTTCAACCTCAGCAACAAATTCAACAGCAAGTTCAATCACAACAACAAATGCAAGTACAACAGCAAGTACAACAAGTACAACAGCAAgtacaacaacagcaacaacaacaacaatcgcaacaacaacaatctaATAGTGGACCACATAACGTTGTTCCTACTCAAGTGCAAGTACAGCCACAGGTAGCAGCAATTATGCCTCAGCAGCAG gGAGCTGTTGCAGTGTCAATGCAACATCAGCAACAAGGAGTTGGAGGTGTTTCTATGACTTTGTCTGGTCAACAAGGAGCAACAACTATAACTACTATGGCTGCACATCCACAAGCAGTACAAGTCATTCAACAACCTATGCAGAATCAAGCATATCATTTACAACAACTTTACAATACGCAAGGAACTCCATTATTGATGCCAGGGAATTTAGCTCTCCATCCTGCTGGCATCAATCCTTCTTCTATACAG GTTATAACTGCTGGAAAACCATTTCAATCTGCTGCTCAATTGACACCTCATATGCTAACTACTGCATCAACACCAGGTCAAGGAGGTGGCCATCCAGCAGCTGGAGGAACTAAGGTTCAAGGATTTCCTACAGGCTATTTACCTGTACCTACTTCTGCTACACCTGGAGCAGGGCAAACATTAGTATTTGGACAACTTGGTGTATTGGGTTCTCCACAACCTCCATCtatacaacaacaacagcagcaacagTCTGCAAATAAACAAGACCAAGTACAAAag TATACTACATGCACAGCTGCTACTCCATCTGGAGGACGAGGTGGTATGCAATTTGCTCCTTGGCAATTTACACCACAAGTTGCTTGGACTGGAATACAACCACCAGCACTTTTaactaatcaaatatttattagaggTCCTACTCAACCTGATATGTTTATACAAAGTCCACAACCAATTCAAGCTCATAATG cACTAGCTACGCAACAACAAATTCAAGGAGTACAACAAATTGCTGCAGCTAGTGGAAAACCAAAAGTAATGGAtatacaacaacaacaacagcaacaggGTAAACAAAGTACAGGTGGACAACGACCTTTGAGTATTTTGCCGTCCTCTTTACAAGCAGTTCAAGCTGCTAACATACGAGCTGCTAGTTCTGTTTCAACACAAACTGTTCATGGAGTACAAACTACG agtGGAAAAGGAAGTGGTAGTAGTGGTAAAGGTCGTGGTAAACCACTGCAATCGCCGCAACAGTCACAGCAAACGATGCAACAACAACATCAACAGGTTTTTATtcaacagcaacagcagcagatGCAGCAGCAATATCAACAACCACAAGTGCAATTATCGCAACCACAAGTGCAATCACTTCAATCACCGCAACAATCGCAACAAACGATACAGCAACAACATCAACAGGTTTTTATTCAACAAAAACAGCAtacgcaacaacaacaacaacaacaacagatGCAACAGCAATATCAGCAACCACAAGTGCAATCATCACAACAACAAATACAACCTAAACCAATAATAA cGAATATGGCActacaacagcaacaacaacaacaacaatcaaCAAATGAAGAGAATTCTAAaccaatattgaaaaaagaagaatcaataCCAGTCACAATAGAAGAAATTACAGTGTCTCCAGAAACGACAG ATGGGGACCAACCTAAAGTGGCCATAAAAGATGAAGAAAgttcattgataaaattggaagaaaagtcATGTAATAATCCTTTAGCAGGATTagcaaatacaattaattcaattacaaatGGTGTCAACAATGAAGACTCAACAACAATTCCTGTTTCTGTACCAGTTAGTGCAAATAGTAAACATGTACCGCCAAAAGCAATGGTCAAACCACAAGTTCTCACACATGTAATTGAAGGCTTCGTTATTCAAGAAG cgTCTGAACCATTCGCAGTTAATCGAACATCATTGAATAATACAGTTAatcaagaaacaaataatattttaaatcgtaatAGTAATTCATcatctgaaaaagaaaatcatgaaGAACCTCCaa GAAAAAAACATGCGCCTAATTATTCTAATgatgaagatataaataatgttcaaATTGGAAAATGTGAAGCTTGTGGTAATTCAGTAGATGAGCAAAacactaaatttaaaaaagagaaacgatttTGCTCGTCTGATTGTGCGAAAAG cAAAAAACGAGAAGTGAGAGATCGTGAGGGTACTGAAAAACAATGGACTGAGATAGAGACTGAATCTAAAAATGATggagatataaagaaaaatggagaagaaaaatcattatccGCCACTACAACTACTACTTCTTCTGTTGATGATACACTGCCGAAAGTTAATCCTGTGAAGTGGACG gttGGTGAAGTATGTGATTTTATACGTGGATTACCAGGTTGTGCTGATTATGCAGAAGATTTTGCTATTCAAGAAATAGATGGTCAAGCATTAATGTTACTCAAAGAAGATCATCTTATGTCAGCTATGAGTATTAAATTGGGTCCTGCATTGAAAATCGTAGCTAGAATTGATTCAATGCGTGTGGAATCGTTATCAAATTCTAATCCCACATCTAATAGCTCATAa
- the LOC412117 gene encoding transcription factor SPT20 homolog isoform X3, whose translation MTDVKPIGISQNQPQQTQQNQSQQQQQQSQQQQLQQPQQSQQQQSQPQQMMIATHDIQQQQNVQQQQQHVQQQSSQSQQVQQQTQQQVQPQQVQPQQQIQQQVQSQQQMQVQQQVQQVQQQVQQQQQQQQSQQQQSNSGPHNVVPTQVQVQPQVAAIMPQQQGAVAVSMQHQQQGVGGVSMTLSGQQGATTITTMAAHPQAVQVIQQPMQNQAYHLQQLYNTQGTPLLMPGNLALHPAGINPSSIQDTLQVITAGKPFQSAAQLTPHMLTTASTPGQGGGHPAAGGTKVQGFPTGYLPVPTSATPGAGQTLVFGQLGVLGSPQPPSIQQQQQQQSANKQDQVQKYTTCTAATPSGGRGGMQFAPWQFTPQVAWTGIQPPALLTNQIFIRGPTQPDMFIQSPQPIQAHNALATQQQIQGVQQIAAASGKPKVMDIQQQQQQQGKQSTGGQRPLSILPSSLQAVQAANIRAASSVSTQTVHGVQTTSGKGSGSSGKGRGKPLQSPQQSQQTMQQQHQQVFIQQQQQQMQQQYQQPQVQLSQPQVQSLQSPQQSQQTIQQQHQQVFIQQKQHTQQQQQQQQMQQQYQQPQVQSSQQQIQPKPIITNMALQQQQQQQQSTNEENSKPILKKEESIPVTIEEITVSPETTDGDQPKVAIKDEESSLIKLEEKSCNNPLAGLANTINSITNGVNNEDSTTIPVSVPVSANSKHVPPKAMVKPQVLTHVIEGFVIQEASEPFAVNRTSLNNTVNQETNNILNRNSNSSSEKENHEEPPRKKHAPNYSNDEDINNVQIGKCEACGNSVDEQNTKFKKEKRFCSSDCAKSKKREVRDREGTEKQWTEIETESKNDGDIKKNGEEKSLSATTTTTSSVDDTLPKVNPVKWTVGEVCDFIRGLPGCADYAEDFAIQEIDGQALMLLKEDHLMSAMSIKLGPALKIVARIDSMRVESLSNSNPTSNSS comes from the exons ATGACAGATGTTAAACCAATTGGAATCTCTCAAAATCAGCCACAACAAACACAACAAAATCAGtcacaacagcagcagcaacaatcGCAGCAACAACAGCTGCAGCAACCACAACAATCACAACAGCAGCAATCTCAGCCACAACAAATGATGATTGCAACCCATGATattcaacaacaacaaaatgtacaacagcagcaacagcatGTTCAACAGCAATCATCTCAATCACAACAAGTGCAACAGCAAACACAGCAACAAGTACAGCCGCAACAAGTTCAACCTCAGCAACAAATTCAACAGCAAGTTCAATCACAACAACAAATGCAAGTACAACAGCAAGTACAACAAGTACAACAGCAAgtacaacaacagcaacaacaacaacaatcgcaacaacaacaatctaATAGTGGACCACATAACGTTGTTCCTACTCAAGTGCAAGTACAGCCACAGGTAGCAGCAATTATGCCTCAGCAGCAG gGAGCTGTTGCAGTGTCAATGCAACATCAGCAACAAGGAGTTGGAGGTGTTTCTATGACTTTGTCTGGTCAACAAGGAGCAACAACTATAACTACTATGGCTGCACATCCACAAGCAGTACAAGTCATTCAACAACCTATGCAGAATCAAGCATATCATTTACAACAACTTTACAATACGCAAGGAACTCCATTATTGATGCCAGGGAATTTAGCTCTCCATCCTGCTGGCATCAATCCTTCTTCTATACAG GACACTTTACAGGTTATAACTGCTGGAAAACCATTTCAATCTGCTGCTCAATTGACACCTCATATGCTAACTACTGCATCAACACCAGGTCAAGGAGGTGGCCATCCAGCAGCTGGAGGAACTAAGGTTCAAGGATTTCCTACAGGCTATTTACCTGTACCTACTTCTGCTACACCTGGAGCAGGGCAAACATTAGTATTTGGACAACTTGGTGTATTGGGTTCTCCACAACCTCCATCtatacaacaacaacagcagcaacagTCTGCAAATAAACAAGACCAAGTACAAAag TATACTACATGCACAGCTGCTACTCCATCTGGAGGACGAGGTGGTATGCAATTTGCTCCTTGGCAATTTACACCACAAGTTGCTTGGACTGGAATACAACCACCAGCACTTTTaactaatcaaatatttattagaggTCCTACTCAACCTGATATGTTTATACAAAGTCCACAACCAATTCAAGCTCATAATG cACTAGCTACGCAACAACAAATTCAAGGAGTACAACAAATTGCTGCAGCTAGTGGAAAACCAAAAGTAATGGAtatacaacaacaacaacagcaacaggGTAAACAAAGTACAGGTGGACAACGACCTTTGAGTATTTTGCCGTCCTCTTTACAAGCAGTTCAAGCTGCTAACATACGAGCTGCTAGTTCTGTTTCAACACAAACTGTTCATGGAGTACAAACTACG agtGGAAAAGGAAGTGGTAGTAGTGGTAAAGGTCGTGGTAAACCACTGCAATCGCCGCAACAGTCACAGCAAACGATGCAACAACAACATCAACAGGTTTTTATtcaacagcaacagcagcagatGCAGCAGCAATATCAACAACCACAAGTGCAATTATCGCAACCACAAGTGCAATCACTTCAATCACCGCAACAATCGCAACAAACGATACAGCAACAACATCAACAGGTTTTTATTCAACAAAAACAGCAtacgcaacaacaacaacaacaacaacagatGCAACAGCAATATCAGCAACCACAAGTGCAATCATCACAACAACAAATACAACCTAAACCAATAATAA cGAATATGGCActacaacagcaacaacaacaacaacaatcaaCAAATGAAGAGAATTCTAAaccaatattgaaaaaagaagaatcaataCCAGTCACAATAGAAGAAATTACAGTGTCTCCAGAAACGACAG ATGGGGACCAACCTAAAGTGGCCATAAAAGATGAAGAAAgttcattgataaaattggaagaaaagtcATGTAATAATCCTTTAGCAGGATTagcaaatacaattaattcaattacaaatGGTGTCAACAATGAAGACTCAACAACAATTCCTGTTTCTGTACCAGTTAGTGCAAATAGTAAACATGTACCGCCAAAAGCAATGGTCAAACCACAAGTTCTCACACATGTAATTGAAGGCTTCGTTATTCAAGAAG cgTCTGAACCATTCGCAGTTAATCGAACATCATTGAATAATACAGTTAatcaagaaacaaataatattttaaatcgtaatAGTAATTCATcatctgaaaaagaaaatcatgaaGAACCTCCaa GAAAAAAACATGCGCCTAATTATTCTAATgatgaagatataaataatgttcaaATTGGAAAATGTGAAGCTTGTGGTAATTCAGTAGATGAGCAAAacactaaatttaaaaaagagaaacgatttTGCTCGTCTGATTGTGCGAAAAG cAAAAAACGAGAAGTGAGAGATCGTGAGGGTACTGAAAAACAATGGACTGAGATAGAGACTGAATCTAAAAATGATggagatataaagaaaaatggagaagaaaaatcattatccGCCACTACAACTACTACTTCTTCTGTTGATGATACACTGCCGAAAGTTAATCCTGTGAAGTGGACG gttGGTGAAGTATGTGATTTTATACGTGGATTACCAGGTTGTGCTGATTATGCAGAAGATTTTGCTATTCAAGAAATAGATGGTCAAGCATTAATGTTACTCAAAGAAGATCATCTTATGTCAGCTATGAGTATTAAATTGGGTCCTGCATTGAAAATCGTAGCTAGAATTGATTCAATGCGTGTGGAATCGTTATCAAATTCTAATCCCACATCTAATAGCTCATAa